ATCTGCATCGAATCATCTTTCTCCCCCATCGAAACTTCGAACAATTTtgcaaaagaaaatttttttgAAGCACAAATTATTCAGATCTATGCTGTGATACCATGTAAATCTTATGAAATTGTTTATTGATATGtttacatcaaaatatatattacaaacgACCTCCGACTTTAGAGTATATCTTAGAGATAACTCCTCCAACTAATTACATCCTTATCTCTAATACACAAGTATATCCGAACTTTATAATATCTTAACCTCCTATAATTTGGCagtgtatttttgttttatatttttttttatggttggtAGAATTAATCTTGAGCAATATGTTCTTTCCTTATTGGGATGTCGTGTTATCTTTTAAGCTTGAACCAAGAAAACAGCTAACAaagagatttcttcttcttcttcttcctctttctgTTCAAATCatggcgaagaagaagaaaggcgtCAAGTACTTGGTGGTAAATCATCATCTTACTTTCTCTTTTGTATCTATTTATTGTCAGATCATTATTGATGGAGGATGAGTTTGGTGTTTGAAAGGTGGATGCTTTCACGGATTCCGCTTTTAAAGGGAACCCAGCAGCGGTTTGCTTCCTCAACAACGAGATCAGAGACGACGCGTGGCTTCAGTCTCTCGCCGCCGAATTCAACATCTCCCAATCTTCTTTCCTTACTCCCATCACTGGTTTCGAAGCTCGCTTCGGTCTCCGTTGGTTTACCCCTCTAGCCGAGgttacttttcttttcttttcttttccttttttttttgaagagaaaacaattttgatccatttccatttaaaattgtttttaactTGTTAGGTGGATCTATGTGGTCATGCAACTTTGGCATCTGCTCACTGTCTCTTCTCCAATGGTTTGGTTTATTCAGACAATGTCGAGTTTGTCACAAGGTCAGGGGTTCTTACAGCCAAGCGAGTTGATGATGGTGAAGCGAAAGGAGGATCCTTTTTGATCGAGTTGAATTTCCCTGTGGTTCCAACTTGTGATATCAATCTCAGTGATGCATCCTCCTCCATGATCACCAAGGCCTTGAACGGAGCTACCATTCTTGATATTAAAGCTACTGCGACCAACAACATCCTCGTAATATATAGTTTCCTGTTATGTgtcttgtttgtttgttcacaTAATTTGACTGACTCTCTTGTTTGCCAAGGTTGTGCTTCCATCTTTGGAATCTGTCACTGAGTTGCAACCAATAATGGATGATATCTTGAACTGCCCTTGCGATGGCATCATTGTGACAGCTGCTGGTTCTCCAGGAACGGCTTATGATTTTCACAGTCGTTACTTTGCTCCTAAACTTGGAGTTGATGAGGTAAAAGAGTAGCTGCATCGTTGGAGTGAACTAAACATT
The sequence above is a segment of the Brassica napus cultivar Da-Ae unplaced genomic scaffold, Da-Ae ScsIHWf_2192;HRSCAF=2845, whole genome shotgun sequence genome. Coding sequences within it:
- the LOC125600328 gene encoding uncharacterized isomerase BH0283-like, with product MFFPYWDVVLSFKLEPRKQLTKRFLLLLLPLSVQIMAKKKKGVKYLVVDAFTDSAFKGNPAAVCFLNNEIRDDAWLQSLAAEFNISQSSFLTPITGFEARFGLRWFTPLAEVDLCGHATLASAHCLFSNGLVYSDNVEFVTRSGVLTAKRVDDGEAKGGSFLIELNFPVVPTCDINLSDASSSMITKALNGATILDIKATATNNILVVLPSLESVTELQPIMDDILNCPCDGIIVTAAGSPGTAYDFHSRYFAPKLGVDEDPVCGSAHCALAHYWSLKMNKCDFLAHQASRRSGTLEIYLDKEKQRVLLRGKAVTVMEGHVLV